The Populus alba chromosome 6, ASM523922v2, whole genome shotgun sequence genome contains a region encoding:
- the LOC118033592 gene encoding receptor-like kinase TMK4 isoform X2, protein MSKNLFDLQLRDNQFTGILPVSLHSLPGLLNISLSNNKLQGPVPQFGKDVIVDNSGLNNFCVDTAGVACDPQVTTLLEIAGGFGYPVTLSDSWKGNDACSGWPFVLCDSSKKTVTTVSLGKQHFGGIISPAFANLTALTTLKLNDNNLSGPIPDSLAKLSQLSLLDVSNNNLTGKIPSFATSVKLTTTPGNPFLGSGGGPGSGGAPSPGSDSNTTAPGDGPNGKGIGGKKVSPGLIAGIVVGLVIVGVIGLFLLFKINIKKKRGKSGRVKDQENGDGISALVTNDSSCCTKGYGVLSEIQSQSSGNHSGRNIFEGGNNVISIEVLRQVTDNFSENNILGKGGFGVVYKGELHDGTKIAVKRMEAGAMGTKGMNEFQAEIAVLTKVRHRHLVALLGYCINGNERLLVYEYMPQGTLAQHLFEWQELGYPPLTWKQRVTIALDVARGVEYLHSLAQQSFIHRDLKPSNILLGDDMRAKVADFGLVKNAPDGNYSMETRLAGTFGYLAPEYAATGRVTTKVDVYAFGVILMEIMTGRKALDDTVPDERAHLVTWFRRVLVNKDSLPKAIDQTLNPDEETLGSIFKVAELAGHCTAREPYQRPDMGHAVNILGPLVEQWKPTNHEEESTSGIDLHMSLPQFLQRWQADEGTSTMFNDRSHSQIQSSISGGFTDTFTSNDCR, encoded by the exons ATGAGCAAGAATTTGTTTGATTTGCAGTTGAGGGATAATCAGTTTACTGGGATCTTGCCGGTTTCTTTGCATTCCCTTCCTGGTTTGTTGAATATTTCTTTGTCTAATAATAAGTTACAAGGTCCGGTGCCACAGTTTGGAAAAGATGTTATAGTTGATAATAGTGGtcttaataatttttgtgtGGATACTGCTGGTGTTGCTTGTGATCCACAAGTGACCACATTGCTAGAGATTGCTGGTGGTTTTGGCTATCCTGTGACGTTGTCTGATTCTTGGAAAGGGAATGATGCCTGCAGTGGTTGGCCTTTTGTTCTCTGTGATTCATCCAAAAAGACTGTCACTACAGTGAGTTTGGGGAAGCAGCATTTTGGAGGGATAATCTCTCCTGCATTTGCTAATCTCACTGCTTTGACAACTTTGAAATTGAATGATAACAATTTATCAGGTCCAATTCCTGATAGCTTGGCAAAGTTGTCCCAGCTTTCACTTCTTGATGTATCTAACAACAATCTTACTGGGAAGATCCCGAGTTTTGCTACTTCAGTGAAGCTAACCACTACACCAGGTAATCCTTTTCTTGGGAGTGGTGGGGGTCCTGGAAGTGGAGGGGCACCATCACCTGGTTCAGATTCAAATACAACTGCACCTGGAGATGGTCCTAATGGAAAAGGAATTGGTGGCAAGAAGGTGAGTCCAGGTCTGATTGCTGGAATTGTTGTTGGTTTAGTGATTGTTGGTGTTATTGGCTTGTTCCTGTTGTTTAAGATTAATATcaagaaaaagagagggaagTCTGGGAGAGTGAAGGATCAAGAGAATGGGGATGGAATCAGTGCATTGGTTACGAATGATTCGTCGTGTTGCACGAAGGGTTATGGGGTTCTCAGTGAAATACAAAGTCAAAGTAGTGGCAACCATAGTGGCCGCAACATTTTTGAGGGTGGGAATAATGTAATTTCAATTGAGGTACTTAGACAAGTAACTGATAATTTCAGTGAGAATAACATTCTGGGCAAGGGAGGTTTTGGTGTGGTTTATAAGGGCGAATTGCATGACGGGACTAAGATTGCTGTGAAGAGGATGGAAGCTGGGGCAATGGGGACAAAAGGAATGAATGAGTTCCAGGCAGAGATTGCAGTGCTTACTAAAGTGAGGCACAGGCACTTAGTTGCTCTTTTGGGTTACTGCATAAATGGAAATGAGAGGCTCTTGGTGTACGAGTACATGCCACAGGGGACTCTGGCTCAACATTTGTTTGAATGGCAAGAACTTGGTTACCCTCCTCTTACTTGGAAACAGAGGGTTACCATTGCACTGGATGTTGCTCGAGGAGTAGAATACCTGCACAGCTTAGCACAGCAGAGTTTCATCCATAGAGATTTGAAGCCTTCAAACATACTTCTTGGAGATGACATGAGAGCTAAGGTTGCTGATTttggtttggttaaaaatgcacCTGATGGGAATTATTCTATGGAGACAAGATTGGCAGGAACCTTTGGCTATCTTGCACCTGAATATGCTG CTACTGGACGAGTTACAACAAAAGTGGATGTATATGCTTTTGGAGTGATTTTGATGGAAATTATGACAGGAAGAAAAGCTTTAGATGATACAGTGCCAGATGAAAGGGCTCATTTGGTCACATGGTTCCGCCGAGTCCTAGTCAACAAGGACAGTCTCCCAAAGGCAATCGATCAAACTCTGAATCCTGATGAGGAGACCCTAGGGAGTATTTTCAAAGTTGCCGAGTTAGCAGGGCATTGCACAGCTCGCGAGCCATACCAAAGACCAGATATGGGCCATGCCGTCAACATCTTAGGACCTCTCGTAGAACAATGGAAACCTACCAACCACGAAGAGGAAAGCACTTCTGGCATTGATCTCCACATGAGCCTTCCTCAGTTTCTCCAAAGATGGCAAGCTGATGAAGGTACTTCGACAATGTTTAATGATAGGTCTCACTCCCAAATCCAATCAAGTATTTCTGGAGGATTTACAGACACATTTACTTCAAATGATTGTCGGTGA
- the LOC118033593 gene encoding probable inactive purple acid phosphatase 28, producing MNKTMEGLYSLLYLTLILTILFSLHTQIAHKLLIGHHPLHLKKSPHLPLRFSSDGTFKILQVADMHYGTGVLTSCKDVLASEFHYCSDLNTTHFLKRIIEAEKPDFIAFTGDNIFGSSTPDAAESLLRAFAPAMESGLPWAAVLGNHDQESTMTRLELMSFISLLDYSVSQTNPSVEDASSAAKGDTITDIDGFGNYNLRVYGAPGSHSANRTVLDLFFLDSGDREVVQGVKTYGWIKESQLRWLHGVSKGYQDQKEDCHLLEGASPSATPTHCALAFFHIPIPEIRQLYYQKIIGQFQEGVACSSVNSGVLQTLVSMEDVKAVFMGHDHKNDFCGNLEGIWFCYGGGFGYHAYGIAGWSRRARIILAELEKGEKSWMGMERIRTWKRLDDEKLSKLDEQVLWELHHAK from the exons ATGAACAAAACCATGGAAGGGCTGTACTCTCTTCTTTATTTAACCTTAATCTTGACAATCCTCTTCTCTCTACACACCCAGATCGCTCACAAGTTACTCATAGGCCACCACCCTCTTCACCTCAAGAAATCCCCACATCTCCCTCTCAGGTTCAGCTCTGATGGAACCTTCAAAATCCTTCag GTGGCTGATATGCATTATGGAACTGGGGTGCTGACAAGTTGCAAAGATGTGTTAGCTTCTGAGTTTCATTATTGTTCTGATCTTAACACCACTCATTTTCTTAAGAGGATCATTGAAGCCGAGAAGCCTGATTTCATTGCTTTTACAG GAGATAATATATTTGGCTCAAGCACTCCTGATGCTGCTGAATCTTTGCTTCGTGCCTTTGCACCTGCCATGGAATCTGGACTTCCATGGGCAGCGGTTTTAGGAAACCATGACCAAGAATCTACCATGACTCGACTAGAATTGATGTCTTTCATATCACTATTGGATTACTCAGTATCACAAACCAATCCATCAGTGGAAGATGCTTCTAGTGCAGCCAAAGGCGATACGATAACAGATATTGATGGCTTTGGAAATTATAATCTCAGGGTATATGGTGCTCCGGGTTCACATTCAGCTAATAGAACTGTTcttgatcttttctttcttgacaGTGGAGACAGGGAGGTTGTTCAAGGAGTTAAAACTTATGGATGGATTAAGGAATCTCAACTTCGTTGGCTTCATGGTGTTTCCAAGGGTTATCAG GACCAAAAGGAGGACTGTCATCTCCTGGAAGGGGCTTCACCATCAGCTACACCCACACACTGTGCATTGGCATTTTTCCATATCCCAATTCCAGAAATTCGACAGCTATACTACCAAAAGATTATTGGCCAGTTTCAGGAAGGTGTGGCTTGCTCATCAGTTAACTCAGGAGTCTTACAGACCCTTGTATCCATGGAAGATGTGAAGGCTGTGTTCATGGGCCATGATCACAAGAATGACTTTTGTGGGAATTTAGAAGGTATATGGTTTTGTTATGGTGGAGGCTTTGGGTATCATGCTTATGGAATAGCTGGGTGGTCAAGGAGAGCAAGGATCATATTAGCAGAACTTGAAAAGGGTGAGAAGTCTTGGATGGGAATGGAGAGGATCAGGACATGGAAGCGTCTTGATGATGAGAAGTTGAGCAAGCTTGATGAACAAGTCTTGTGGGAATTACACCATGCAAAATAA
- the LOC118033592 gene encoding receptor-like kinase TMK4 isoform X1, producing MADPLLSFSLLLLLSLLLSTTTTTTADDAATFLKLASALTPTPKGWSTTNSNDYCNWNGVKCDNSNNVISINLATQSLSGILPSELSTLSQLQSLSLQENKLSGALPSLANLASLREIYIGTNNFTSIPQDCFKGLTSLQTLSMNDNINLESWVISTDLTESSSLTTFEASNAKIFGTIPDMFASFPSLQNLRLSYNNLTGGLPPSFANSEIQNLWLNNQEMGLSGNIEVLSSMVQLSQVWLQKNQFTGPVPDLSMSKNLFDLQLRDNQFTGILPVSLHSLPGLLNISLSNNKLQGPVPQFGKDVIVDNSGLNNFCVDTAGVACDPQVTTLLEIAGGFGYPVTLSDSWKGNDACSGWPFVLCDSSKKTVTTVSLGKQHFGGIISPAFANLTALTTLKLNDNNLSGPIPDSLAKLSQLSLLDVSNNNLTGKIPSFATSVKLTTTPGNPFLGSGGGPGSGGAPSPGSDSNTTAPGDGPNGKGIGGKKVSPGLIAGIVVGLVIVGVIGLFLLFKINIKKKRGKSGRVKDQENGDGISALVTNDSSCCTKGYGVLSEIQSQSSGNHSGRNIFEGGNNVISIEVLRQVTDNFSENNILGKGGFGVVYKGELHDGTKIAVKRMEAGAMGTKGMNEFQAEIAVLTKVRHRHLVALLGYCINGNERLLVYEYMPQGTLAQHLFEWQELGYPPLTWKQRVTIALDVARGVEYLHSLAQQSFIHRDLKPSNILLGDDMRAKVADFGLVKNAPDGNYSMETRLAGTFGYLAPEYAATGRVTTKVDVYAFGVILMEIMTGRKALDDTVPDERAHLVTWFRRVLVNKDSLPKAIDQTLNPDEETLGSIFKVAELAGHCTAREPYQRPDMGHAVNILGPLVEQWKPTNHEEESTSGIDLHMSLPQFLQRWQADEGTSTMFNDRSHSQIQSSISGGFTDTFTSNDCR from the exons ATGGCTGaccctcttctctctttctccctcctcctcctcctctctctcctcctctccaCCACCACAACAACCACCGCAGATGATGCAGCCACCTTTCTAAAACTTGCCTCTGCCTTAACCCCAACACCAAAAGGCTGGTCAACAACAAACTCTAATGATTACTGCAACTGGAATGGTGTTAAATGTGACAACTCCAACAATGTCATCTCCATTAACTTAGCTACTCAAAGTCTTTCTGGGATTCTCCCATCTGAGCTTTCAACTCTTTCTCAACTCCAAAGTTTGTCTCTTCAAGAAAACAAGCTCTCTGGTGCTTTACCTTCTCTTGCAAATTTAGCTTCTTTGAGAGAGATTTATATTGGTACTAATAATTTTACTAGTATCCCTCAAGATTGCTTTAAAGGGTTAACTAGTTTGCAAACTTTGAGTatgaatgataatattaatttagAATCCTGGGTTATTTCTACTGATCTAACTGAGTCGTCTAGTTTAACTACTTTTGAGGCTAGCAATGCTAAAATCTTTGGTACTATACCTGATATGTTTGCTTCTTTTCCTAGCTTGCAAAATCTTAGATTGTCTTACAATAACTTAACTGGAGGTTTGCCACCATCTTTTGCAAATTCTGAGATCCAGAATTTGTGGCTTAATAATCAGGAAATGGGGTTGTCTGGTAATATTGAGGTGTTGTCTTCAATGGTGCAGTTGAGTCAAGTTTGGCTTCAGAAGAATCAGTTTACTGGGCCAGTTCCAGATTTGTCAATGAGCAAGAATTTGTTTGATTTGCAGTTGAGGGATAATCAGTTTACTGGGATCTTGCCGGTTTCTTTGCATTCCCTTCCTGGTTTGTTGAATATTTCTTTGTCTAATAATAAGTTACAAGGTCCGGTGCCACAGTTTGGAAAAGATGTTATAGTTGATAATAGTGGtcttaataatttttgtgtGGATACTGCTGGTGTTGCTTGTGATCCACAAGTGACCACATTGCTAGAGATTGCTGGTGGTTTTGGCTATCCTGTGACGTTGTCTGATTCTTGGAAAGGGAATGATGCCTGCAGTGGTTGGCCTTTTGTTCTCTGTGATTCATCCAAAAAGACTGTCACTACAGTGAGTTTGGGGAAGCAGCATTTTGGAGGGATAATCTCTCCTGCATTTGCTAATCTCACTGCTTTGACAACTTTGAAATTGAATGATAACAATTTATCAGGTCCAATTCCTGATAGCTTGGCAAAGTTGTCCCAGCTTTCACTTCTTGATGTATCTAACAACAATCTTACTGGGAAGATCCCGAGTTTTGCTACTTCAGTGAAGCTAACCACTACACCAGGTAATCCTTTTCTTGGGAGTGGTGGGGGTCCTGGAAGTGGAGGGGCACCATCACCTGGTTCAGATTCAAATACAACTGCACCTGGAGATGGTCCTAATGGAAAAGGAATTGGTGGCAAGAAGGTGAGTCCAGGTCTGATTGCTGGAATTGTTGTTGGTTTAGTGATTGTTGGTGTTATTGGCTTGTTCCTGTTGTTTAAGATTAATATcaagaaaaagagagggaagTCTGGGAGAGTGAAGGATCAAGAGAATGGGGATGGAATCAGTGCATTGGTTACGAATGATTCGTCGTGTTGCACGAAGGGTTATGGGGTTCTCAGTGAAATACAAAGTCAAAGTAGTGGCAACCATAGTGGCCGCAACATTTTTGAGGGTGGGAATAATGTAATTTCAATTGAGGTACTTAGACAAGTAACTGATAATTTCAGTGAGAATAACATTCTGGGCAAGGGAGGTTTTGGTGTGGTTTATAAGGGCGAATTGCATGACGGGACTAAGATTGCTGTGAAGAGGATGGAAGCTGGGGCAATGGGGACAAAAGGAATGAATGAGTTCCAGGCAGAGATTGCAGTGCTTACTAAAGTGAGGCACAGGCACTTAGTTGCTCTTTTGGGTTACTGCATAAATGGAAATGAGAGGCTCTTGGTGTACGAGTACATGCCACAGGGGACTCTGGCTCAACATTTGTTTGAATGGCAAGAACTTGGTTACCCTCCTCTTACTTGGAAACAGAGGGTTACCATTGCACTGGATGTTGCTCGAGGAGTAGAATACCTGCACAGCTTAGCACAGCAGAGTTTCATCCATAGAGATTTGAAGCCTTCAAACATACTTCTTGGAGATGACATGAGAGCTAAGGTTGCTGATTttggtttggttaaaaatgcacCTGATGGGAATTATTCTATGGAGACAAGATTGGCAGGAACCTTTGGCTATCTTGCACCTGAATATGCTG CTACTGGACGAGTTACAACAAAAGTGGATGTATATGCTTTTGGAGTGATTTTGATGGAAATTATGACAGGAAGAAAAGCTTTAGATGATACAGTGCCAGATGAAAGGGCTCATTTGGTCACATGGTTCCGCCGAGTCCTAGTCAACAAGGACAGTCTCCCAAAGGCAATCGATCAAACTCTGAATCCTGATGAGGAGACCCTAGGGAGTATTTTCAAAGTTGCCGAGTTAGCAGGGCATTGCACAGCTCGCGAGCCATACCAAAGACCAGATATGGGCCATGCCGTCAACATCTTAGGACCTCTCGTAGAACAATGGAAACCTACCAACCACGAAGAGGAAAGCACTTCTGGCATTGATCTCCACATGAGCCTTCCTCAGTTTCTCCAAAGATGGCAAGCTGATGAAGGTACTTCGACAATGTTTAATGATAGGTCTCACTCCCAAATCCAATCAAGTATTTCTGGAGGATTTACAGACACATTTACTTCAAATGATTGTCGGTGA